One Kineococcus aurantiacus genomic window carries:
- a CDS encoding GntR family transcriptional regulator has translation MDDWSMAAPRGLTDTVHDAILELLMNQGLEPGSPLRTQSLAARLGVSATPVREALARLEGSGLVVRSARRGYRAAALLSPEELAQLVDVRLLVEPGNAERACARADDAFVARLHAAVEAQRTAPTGPGYTGFKHYLEADWSFHELLAEGTGNPFIVRTLDSFRGFVQRLHQVEERVQDAHESVTEHEAIVLAFEEHDPGAAAEAMRRHLRGVLDRAVG, from the coding sequence ATGGACGACTGGTCGATGGCGGCACCGCGCGGACTGACGGACACCGTCCACGACGCCATCCTCGAGCTGCTCATGAACCAGGGCCTCGAACCCGGCTCCCCCCTGCGCACCCAGAGCCTGGCCGCCCGCCTCGGCGTCTCGGCGACCCCCGTCCGCGAGGCCCTGGCCCGCCTGGAGGGCTCCGGCCTGGTGGTGCGCAGCGCCCGCCGCGGCTACCGCGCCGCGGCCCTGCTCTCGCCCGAGGAGCTCGCCCAGCTCGTCGACGTGCGCCTGCTCGTCGAGCCCGGCAACGCCGAACGGGCCTGCGCGCGCGCCGACGACGCCTTCGTGGCCCGCCTGCACGCCGCCGTCGAGGCCCAGCGCACCGCCCCCACGGGCCCCGGCTACACCGGCTTCAAGCACTACCTCGAGGCGGACTGGTCCTTCCACGAGCTGCTCGCCGAGGGCACCGGCAACCCGTTCATCGTCCGGACCCTGGACTCCTTCCGCGGTTTCGTGCAGCGTCTGCACCAGGTGGAGGAGAGGGTGCAGGACGCCCACGAGAGCGTCACCGAGCACGAGGCCATCGTGCTCGCCTTCGAGGAGCACGATCCCGGCGCAGCCGCCGAGGCCATGCGCCGGCACCTGCGGGGGGTGCTCGACCGCGCGGTCGGGTGA
- a CDS encoding sugar phosphate isomerase/epimerase family protein — protein sequence MMPHPHVLPDGTTVQDQPAEGWAKTLEVMTDAGYTCIDPTDTWIRIADLSPARQQEFARTVRGAGLQIPAFSTSRRSVMDHEKADENLAYSHRAIDACAAIGIPVVNFGFMRGFTPAQAKALWFWLEPGYSDDFSDDVRAVAVGKIKELARHAQEVGVQIALEMYEDTYLGTADGMVQFVQDVGYDNVGLNPDFGNILRLHREVEPWEEIAAKTFPYTNYWHLKNYYRDEEPSTGSVRTHPAPLEFGTINYRKAIGMALEAGFRGAFCVEHYGGDSISVGATNREYIRRVLPKATHHQPFSSGAGNH from the coding sequence ATGATGCCGCACCCCCACGTGCTGCCGGACGGCACGACCGTGCAGGACCAGCCCGCCGAGGGCTGGGCGAAGACCCTCGAGGTCATGACCGACGCGGGCTACACCTGCATCGACCCGACCGACACCTGGATCCGGATCGCCGACCTGTCCCCGGCCCGCCAGCAGGAGTTCGCGCGGACCGTGCGCGGGGCGGGGCTGCAGATCCCCGCGTTCTCCACCTCGCGCCGCTCGGTCATGGACCACGAGAAGGCCGACGAGAACCTGGCCTACTCCCACCGCGCGATCGACGCGTGCGCCGCGATCGGCATCCCCGTCGTCAACTTCGGCTTCATGCGCGGCTTCACCCCCGCCCAGGCCAAGGCGCTGTGGTTCTGGCTGGAGCCGGGCTACTCCGACGACTTCAGCGACGACGTCCGCGCGGTCGCCGTCGGCAAGATCAAGGAGCTGGCCCGCCACGCCCAGGAGGTCGGTGTCCAGATCGCCCTGGAGATGTACGAGGACACCTACCTCGGCACCGCCGACGGCATGGTGCAGTTCGTCCAGGACGTCGGGTACGACAACGTCGGCCTCAACCCCGACTTCGGCAACATCCTGCGCCTGCACCGCGAGGTGGAGCCGTGGGAGGAGATCGCCGCCAAGACGTTCCCCTACACGAACTACTGGCACCTGAAGAACTACTACCGCGACGAGGAGCCGTCGACCGGCTCCGTGCGCACCCACCCGGCTCCCCTGGAGTTCGGGACCATCAACTACCGCAAGGCCATCGGCATGGCCCTCGAGGCCGGTTTCCGCGGCGCCTTCTGCGTGGAACACTACGGCGGCGACAGCATCAGCGTCGGCGCGACCAACCGCGAGTACATCCGTCGCGTCCTGCCCAAGGCGACCCACCACCAGCCGTTCAGCAGCGGCGCCGGCAACCACTGA
- a CDS encoding TetR family transcriptional regulator, with protein MPGTSSSHQQVAADERATILTAAATLSDTWSFARTSLAQIATTAGVSQATLFKQFPTEDALFDAIVEQVWTPPGRPAAPLDPADPEGAGSSASANYRSPRRCAAASRRPRVRWRKPC; from the coding sequence GTGCCGGGTACGTCCTCGTCCCACCAGCAGGTCGCCGCCGACGAGCGGGCCACGATCCTCACCGCCGCCGCGACGCTCTCCGACACCTGGAGTTTCGCCCGGACCTCCCTGGCGCAGATCGCCACTACCGCCGGGGTTTCCCAGGCGACGCTGTTCAAGCAGTTCCCGACCGAGGACGCGCTGTTCGACGCGATCGTCGAGCAGGTGTGGACGCCGCCCGGGCGACCGGCCGCACCGCTCGACCCCGCCGACCCGGAGGGCGCCGGCAGTTCAGCCTCGGCGAACTACCGTTCTCCGAGGAGGTGCGCGGCTGCTTCGAGGCGGCCGCGCGTGCGGTGGAGGAAGCCGTGCTGA
- a CDS encoding TetR/AcrR family transcriptional regulator has translation MSREWIVNEAVAIVRAEGLEEGLEKATVRRVAQALDTGRSPLHAYVADTAELRAAVLDELLAPVVEPPAAARAARWRTNPEEVLTAYRDVLLAHPGLARSALVLRPHGPRAVRLHDRVLELLPAGGVDAARAAWGWTCCCSTSPPPPPSTARHRRTATRGEGPHRESVTSARVP, from the coding sequence TTGTCCCGGGAGTGGATCGTCAACGAGGCGGTCGCGATCGTCCGCGCCGAGGGGCTGGAGGAAGGGCTGGAGAAGGCCACGGTCCGACGGGTGGCCCAGGCCCTGGACACCGGCCGGTCCCCCCTCCACGCCTACGTCGCCGACACCGCCGAACTGCGCGCCGCCGTCCTCGACGAACTCCTGGCCCCGGTGGTCGAACCACCCGCCGCCGCACGCGCCGCCCGGTGGCGGACGAACCCGGAGGAGGTGCTGACCGCCTACCGCGACGTCCTGCTGGCCCACCCGGGCCTGGCCCGCTCGGCGCTGGTCCTGCGCCCGCACGGCCCGCGCGCCGTGCGGCTCCACGACCGCGTCCTGGAACTGCTGCCGGCCGGCGGGGTGGACGCCGCCCGCGCCGCCTGGGGGTGGACCTGCTGCTGCAGCACGTCACCGCCACCGCCGCCGAGCACAGCGCGGCACCGGCGGACGGCGACGCGCGGGGAGGGCCCGCACCGTGAGTCCGTCACCTCCGCGCGGGTTCCGTGA
- a CDS encoding GNAT family N-acetyltransferase — MEPPEVSLRLWRPQDAPRLFDLLRRPEVTRWFGEAARTPLTDVEQARQRIEQWALAHADPLGTWAVVAPDRSEPVGSVLLFPAPNALHGEVEVGWYLHPDAEGHGYATAAARRAVRLAFAAGHRQVWALTHPENTRSRATATRAGMRDLGIVDGLWHDGVSRLFLAEHPGGPVWDADEPGDLSRSR, encoded by the coding sequence GTGGAACCCCCCGAGGTGAGCCTGCGGTTGTGGCGCCCGCAGGACGCGCCGCGGTTGTTCGACCTGTTGCGCCGCCCGGAGGTCACCCGCTGGTTCGGCGAGGCCGCGCGCACCCCCCTGACCGACGTCGAGCAGGCCCGCCAGCGGATCGAGCAGTGGGCCCTGGCCCACGCCGACCCCCTCGGCACCTGGGCCGTCGTGGCCCCCGACCGCAGCGAGCCCGTGGGCAGCGTGCTGCTGTTCCCCGCCCCGAACGCGCTGCACGGGGAGGTGGAGGTCGGCTGGTACCTGCACCCCGACGCCGAGGGCCACGGCTACGCCACGGCCGCGGCCCGCCGGGCGGTGCGCCTGGCCTTCGCCGCCGGCCACCGGCAGGTGTGGGCCCTGACGCACCCCGAGAACACCCGCAGCCGCGCCACCGCCACCCGGGCCGGCATGCGCGACCTCGGGATCGTCGACGGTCTGTGGCACGACGGCGTGTCCCGGCTGTTCCTCGCCGAGCACCCCGGCGGACCGGTCTGGGACGCCGACGAACCCGGCGACCTCAGCAGGTCGCGATGA
- a CDS encoding ribose-5-phosphate isomerase yields MTDLQWRVVLAADEAGVSYKEAIKADLLKDPRVKEVLDVGVNSDTDKTAYPHVAVAAARKIAAGEADRGILVCGTGMGVAIAANKVPGIRASVAHDSFSVERLVLSNDGQVLTLGERVIGKELARRLAKEFLGYVFDTSSASAAKVDAITGYETAATDGETSASSC; encoded by the coding sequence GTGACCGATCTGCAGTGGCGCGTCGTCCTGGCCGCCGACGAGGCCGGGGTCTCCTACAAGGAGGCCATCAAGGCCGACCTGCTCAAGGACCCGCGCGTCAAGGAGGTCCTCGACGTCGGCGTGAACAGCGACACCGACAAGACCGCCTACCCGCACGTGGCGGTCGCCGCGGCCCGCAAGATCGCCGCCGGTGAGGCCGACCGCGGCATCCTCGTCTGCGGCACCGGCATGGGGGTGGCCATCGCCGCCAACAAGGTCCCCGGGATCCGCGCCTCGGTGGCCCACGACTCCTTCTCGGTCGAGCGCCTGGTGCTGTCCAACGACGGCCAGGTCCTGACCCTGGGCGAGCGCGTCATCGGCAAGGAGCTGGCCCGCCGGCTGGCGAAGGAGTTCCTGGGCTACGTCTTCGACACCTCGAGCGCCTCGGCCGCCAAGGTCGACGCGATCACCGGGTACGAGACCGCCGCCACCGACGGGGAGACCTCCGCCTCCTCCTGCTGA
- a CDS encoding superoxide dismutase: MAEYTLPDLPYDYSALEPHISGAIMELHHDKHHATYVAGVNTALEKLAEARDKNDLATVNLHEKNLAFNLGGHVNHSVFWPNLSPDGGDKPTGELAAAIDEHFGSFDGFRAHFTATALGIQGSGWSILAWDSIGQKLINVQLYDQQSNLALGLVPIVLLDMWEHAFYLDYKNVKPDYVKAWWNVVNWADAQSRFDRARTQTVGLIVP; the protein is encoded by the coding sequence ATGGCTGAGTACACCCTTCCGGATCTGCCCTACGACTACTCCGCGCTCGAGCCCCACATCTCCGGGGCGATCATGGAGCTGCACCACGACAAGCACCACGCCACCTACGTCGCCGGCGTCAACACGGCCCTGGAGAAGCTGGCCGAGGCCCGCGACAAGAACGACCTGGCCACGGTCAACCTGCACGAGAAGAACCTGGCCTTCAACCTCGGTGGGCACGTCAACCACTCGGTGTTCTGGCCCAACCTGTCCCCCGACGGCGGCGACAAGCCCACCGGGGAGCTGGCCGCGGCCATCGACGAGCACTTCGGCTCCTTCGACGGCTTCCGCGCCCACTTCACCGCCACCGCGCTGGGCATCCAGGGCTCGGGCTGGTCGATCCTGGCCTGGGACTCCATCGGCCAGAAGCTGATCAACGTCCAGCTGTACGACCAGCAGTCCAACCTGGCCCTGGGCCTGGTCCCGATCGTGCTGCTGGACATGTGGGAGCACGCGTTCTACCTGGACTACAAGAACGTCAAGCCCGACTACGTCAAGGCGTGGTGGAACGTGGTGAACTGGGCCGACGCCCAGTCCCGCTTCGACCGGGCCCGTACCCAGACCGTCGGGCTGATCGTCCCCTGA
- a CDS encoding M20/M25/M40 family metallo-hydrolase codes for MSADTSTGQGSHAAEAEVVDLCRDLLRIDTSNYGDGSGPGERVAAEHVAELLHEVGLQPEYVEGFPRRGNVVVRVPGDERGTAERGALLLHGHLDVVPARASDWKVDPFSGEVADGCLWGRGAVDMKDMDAMLLAVLRDLARTGTRPPRDLVFAFLADEEAAGVQGAQWLVDNRADLFEGVTEAVSEVGGFSVDLDGQRTYLLQTAEKGLAWLRLVAHGRAGHGSQVGTDNAVTRLCAAVTRIGEHTWPLEYTATVRQFLEGVSEITGVRFDEDDPSALLAKLGTTARWVGATLQNTSNPTALDAGYKHNVIPGTASALIDTRFLPGRQEELMATIRELAGERVDVEVVNESVALETEFAVPLVDRMRAALEAEDPGAKVLPYCLSGGTDNKSFSHLGIRGYGFAPLRLPAGMDFAGMFHGIDERVPVDALEFGVRVLQRFIATC; via the coding sequence GTGAGCGCCGACACCAGCACCGGACAGGGATCCCACGCGGCCGAGGCCGAGGTCGTCGACCTGTGTCGCGACCTGCTGCGCATCGACACGTCGAACTACGGCGACGGCTCGGGCCCGGGGGAGCGCGTCGCGGCCGAGCACGTCGCCGAGCTGCTGCACGAGGTGGGCCTGCAGCCGGAGTACGTGGAGGGCTTCCCCCGGCGCGGCAACGTGGTCGTGCGGGTGCCCGGGGACGAGCGGGGCACGGCCGAGCGCGGTGCGCTGCTGCTGCACGGCCACCTCGACGTCGTCCCGGCGCGGGCCTCGGACTGGAAGGTCGACCCGTTCTCCGGCGAGGTCGCCGACGGCTGCCTGTGGGGCCGCGGCGCGGTCGACATGAAGGACATGGACGCCATGCTGCTGGCCGTCCTGCGCGACCTGGCCCGCACGGGCACCAGGCCGCCGCGGGACCTCGTGTTCGCGTTCCTGGCCGACGAGGAGGCCGCGGGCGTCCAGGGCGCGCAGTGGCTGGTGGACAACCGGGCCGACCTGTTCGAGGGCGTCACCGAGGCCGTCAGCGAGGTGGGGGGTTTCTCGGTCGACCTCGACGGGCAGCGGACGTACCTGCTGCAGACGGCGGAGAAGGGCCTGGCGTGGCTGCGCCTGGTGGCCCACGGCCGCGCCGGGCACGGTTCGCAGGTCGGGACCGACAACGCGGTGACGCGCCTGTGCGCGGCGGTGACGCGGATCGGCGAGCACACCTGGCCGCTGGAGTACACCGCGACGGTGCGGCAGTTCCTGGAGGGCGTCTCGGAGATCACCGGCGTCCGCTTCGACGAGGACGACCCGTCGGCGCTGCTGGCCAAGCTCGGGACGACGGCGCGGTGGGTGGGGGCGACGCTGCAGAACACCTCGAACCCGACGGCCCTGGACGCCGGGTACAAGCACAACGTGATCCCCGGGACGGCGAGCGCCCTCATCGACACGCGGTTCCTGCCGGGCCGGCAGGAGGAGCTCATGGCGACGATCCGGGAACTGGCCGGTGAGCGCGTCGACGTCGAGGTCGTCAACGAGTCGGTGGCGCTGGAGACGGAGTTCGCGGTGCCGCTGGTGGACCGGATGCGGGCGGCGCTGGAGGCCGAGGACCCGGGGGCGAAGGTGCTGCCGTACTGCCTGTCGGGGGGTACCGACAACAAGTCGTTCTCCCACCTGGGGATCCGCGGTTACGGGTTCGCGCCGCTGCGGTTGCCGGCGGGGATGGACTTCGCCGGGATGTTCCACGGGATCGACGAGCGGGTCCCGGTGGACGCCCTGGAGTTCGGGGTGCGGGTGCTGCAGCGGTTCATCGCGACCTGCTGA
- a CDS encoding dihydroxyacetone kinase family protein, whose protein sequence is MTKIFGDPSEFVDDSVAGFVDLYSHFVQPVPHGVIRSTATPEGKVAVIAGGGSGHYPAFAGYVGPGLADGAVCGNVFASPSTRWVYDVAKAANRGGGVVLGFGNYAGDILNFGLAAERLRAEGIPAELLVVTDDVASEGQGANGQRRGIAGDVVAFKIAGAAAEAGYDFDGVVRVSRHANDVTRSMGIAFAGCTLPGETEPLFTVTPGHMGVGLGIHGEPGISEEPIGTPTEIADLLVEKVLAGKPEGTPDGGKVAVLVNGLGSTKYEELFLLYVPIAKRLREAGYEIVAPQVGELVTSLDMAGASLTVTWLDEELETLWTAPAQCPALSVGTTIETTPAPVYEVPEDEVADYSGTPAEANEAGQQVAGLIEAVRDVLKDAEAELGRIDAIAGDGDHGTGMVNGSVAAAAAARAAADAGAGAGATLAAAGGAWADRAGGTSGVIWGVLLHAFADQLGDEGKPTAAQVAAGATASVEAVQRLAGARVGNKTMLDAQVPFAETLAERVGAGDDLKTAFTAAAQAATEAAEATKDLRPQIGRARPLAERSLGHPDAGAVSLALVTRTVAEKL, encoded by the coding sequence ATGACGAAGATCTTCGGTGACCCGTCCGAGTTCGTCGACGACTCCGTGGCGGGGTTCGTCGACCTGTACTCGCACTTCGTGCAGCCGGTGCCGCACGGGGTGATCCGCTCGACCGCCACGCCCGAGGGCAAGGTCGCGGTCATCGCCGGCGGCGGGTCGGGGCACTACCCCGCTTTCGCGGGTTACGTCGGGCCGGGCCTGGCCGACGGGGCCGTGTGCGGCAACGTGTTCGCCTCCCCCTCCACGCGCTGGGTGTACGACGTGGCCAAGGCCGCCAACCGCGGCGGCGGCGTCGTGCTGGGCTTCGGGAACTACGCCGGGGACATCCTCAACTTCGGCCTGGCCGCCGAGCGCCTGCGCGCCGAGGGCATCCCGGCCGAGCTGCTCGTCGTGACCGACGACGTCGCCTCCGAGGGCCAGGGCGCCAACGGGCAGCGCCGCGGCATCGCCGGCGACGTCGTCGCCTTCAAGATCGCCGGTGCCGCCGCCGAGGCGGGCTACGACTTCGACGGCGTCGTGCGCGTCTCGCGCCACGCCAACGACGTCACCCGGTCCATGGGCATCGCCTTCGCCGGCTGCACCCTGCCGGGCGAGACCGAACCGCTGTTCACCGTCACCCCCGGCCACATGGGTGTCGGGCTCGGCATCCACGGCGAGCCGGGCATCTCCGAGGAACCCATCGGGACCCCCACCGAGATCGCGGACCTGCTGGTCGAGAAGGTCCTGGCCGGCAAGCCCGAGGGGACGCCGGACGGCGGGAAGGTCGCGGTCCTGGTCAACGGCCTGGGCTCGACCAAGTACGAGGAGCTGTTCCTGCTCTACGTGCCGATCGCCAAGCGCCTGCGCGAGGCCGGGTACGAGATCGTCGCCCCCCAGGTCGGGGAGCTGGTCACCAGCCTGGACATGGCCGGCGCGTCCCTGACGGTCACCTGGCTGGACGAGGAGCTGGAAACCCTGTGGACCGCGCCGGCCCAGTGCCCGGCCCTGTCCGTCGGGACGACCATCGAGACCACCCCCGCCCCCGTCTACGAGGTGCCCGAGGACGAGGTCGCCGACTACAGCGGCACCCCGGCCGAAGCCAACGAGGCCGGCCAGCAGGTCGCCGGGCTCATCGAGGCCGTGCGCGACGTCCTCAAGGACGCCGAGGCCGAACTGGGCCGCATCGACGCCATCGCCGGTGACGGCGACCACGGCACCGGCATGGTCAACGGCTCGGTCGCCGCCGCGGCCGCCGCCCGCGCCGCCGCCGACGCCGGGGCCGGCGCGGGCGCCACCCTGGCCGCGGCCGGTGGGGCCTGGGCCGACCGCGCCGGTGGCACCAGCGGGGTCATCTGGGGCGTGCTGCTGCACGCCTTCGCCGACCAGCTCGGCGACGAGGGCAAGCCCACCGCCGCCCAGGTCGCCGCCGGGGCCACCGCCAGCGTCGAGGCCGTCCAGCGCCTGGCCGGGGCACGGGTGGGCAACAAGACGATGCTGGACGCCCAGGTCCCCTTCGCCGAGACCCTGGCCGAGCGCGTCGGGGCCGGGGACGACCTGAAGACGGCGTTCACCGCGGCTGCGCAGGCCGCCACCGAGGCCGCCGAGGCGACCAAGGACCTGCGCCCGCAGATCGGGCGCGCCCGGCCGCTGGCCGAGCGGTCCCTGGGACACCCCGACGCCGGGGCGGTCTCCCTCGCGCTAGTGACGCGCACCGTCGCCGAGAAGCTCTGA
- a CDS encoding triose-phosphate isomerase family protein: MTTRHRPLVGVSLKMYFSLARTRSYLADVAALAPVVSEAGVDAFVIPDFLTVTTGIDLLRGTGIHIGAQDASWEDFGALTGEVSPAALREAGARFVEIGHAERRRMFAEDDIVTARKAAAAARNGLVPLVCIGENVRIDVDDAARTTISQVLAALEDVPADAEVAIGYEPNWAIGQTEPAPPEHVVGVTTRLRDALSHRSGVTRILYGGSAGPGMFTDVAEGVDGLFLGRFAHDVANFQAVIQEIAAHPLNRVDNPS; this comes from the coding sequence ATGACGACCCGTCACCGCCCGCTCGTCGGGGTCAGCCTCAAGATGTACTTCTCGCTGGCCCGCACGCGCAGCTACCTCGCCGACGTCGCGGCTCTGGCTCCAGTGGTCTCCGAGGCCGGTGTGGACGCCTTCGTCATCCCCGACTTCCTCACCGTCACCACGGGCATCGACCTGCTGCGCGGGACGGGGATCCACATCGGGGCCCAGGACGCCTCCTGGGAGGACTTCGGCGCCCTCACCGGCGAGGTCTCCCCCGCCGCCCTGCGCGAGGCCGGCGCCCGCTTCGTCGAGATCGGGCACGCCGAGCGTCGCCGCATGTTCGCCGAGGACGACATCGTCACCGCCCGCAAGGCCGCCGCGGCGGCCCGCAACGGGCTCGTCCCCCTCGTGTGCATCGGGGAGAACGTCCGCATCGACGTCGACGACGCGGCCCGCACCACCATCAGCCAGGTGCTGGCCGCGCTCGAGGACGTCCCCGCCGACGCCGAGGTCGCCATCGGCTACGAGCCCAACTGGGCGATCGGGCAGACCGAACCGGCCCCGCCGGAGCACGTCGTGGGGGTCACCACACGACTGCGCGACGCCCTCTCGCACCGCTCCGGGGTCACCCGCATCCTCTACGGGGGGAGCGCCGGCCCCGGCATGTTCACCGACGTCGCCGAAGGCGTCGACGGCCTGTTCCTGGGTCGCTTCGCCCACGACGTCGCCAACTTCCAGGCCGTGATCCAGGAGATCGCGGCCCACCCGCTCAACCGGGTGGACAACCCCTCGTAG